The Ranitomeya imitator isolate aRanImi1 chromosome 3, aRanImi1.pri, whole genome shotgun sequence genome has a window encoding:
- the ATP6V1A gene encoding V-type proton ATPase catalytic subunit A has translation MDFSKLPKIRDEERESKFGYVHGVSGPVVTASNMAGAAMYELVRVGHSELVGEIIRLEGDMATIQVYEETSGVSVGDPVLRTGKPLSVELGPGIMGSIFDGIQRPLKDISDSTQSIYIPRGVNVSALSKDIKWEFTPLKSLRVGSHITGGDIYGSVFENSLIKHNIMLPPRNRGTVTYLAPPGHYDTSDVVLELEFEGVKEKFTMVQVWPVRSVRPVTEKLPANHPLLTGQRVLDALFPCVQGGTTAIPGAFGCGKTVISQSLSKYSNSNVIIYVGCGERGNEMSEVLRDFPELTMEADGKVESIMKRTSLVANTSNMPVAAREASIYTGITLSEYFRDMGYHVSMMADSTSRWAEALREISGRLAEMPADSGYPAYLGARLASFYERAGRVKCLGNPEREGSVSIVGAVSPPGGDFSDPVTSATLGIVQVFWGLDKKLAQRKHFPSVNWLISYSKYTRALDEYYDKHFPEFVPLRTKAKEILQEEEDLAEIVQLVGKASLAETDKITLEVAKLIKDDFLQQNGYTPYDRFCPFYKTVGMLNNMIAFYDMARRAVETTAQSDNKITWAIIREHMGEILYRLTSMKFKDPAKEGEAKIKGDYNQLLEDMQNAFRSLED, from the exons ATGGATTTTTCCAAATTACCGAAGATCAGGGATGAAGAGCGGGAGAGCAAATTCGGCTACGTGCACGGGGTCTCCGGTCCCG TGGTGACTGCGTCCAATATGGCGGGAGCGGCCATGTACGAGCTGGTGCGTGTGGGACACTCCGAGCTGGTCGGCGAGATCATCCGCCTGGAAGGAGACATGGCCACCATCCAAGTGTACGAAGAGACCT CCGGTGTATCGGTGGGAGACCCTGTCCTCCGCACCGGGAAGCCCCTCTCTGTGGAGCTGGGTCCTGGCATTATGGGATCCATTTTTGATGGTATCCAGAGGCCCCTGAAAGACATCAGTGACTCCACGCAAAGTATCTACATCCCCCGGGGTGTGAACGTGTCCGCCCTGAGCAAGGACATTAAGTGGGAGTTCACCCCGTTGAAAAGTCTCCGA GTCGGCAGTCACATCACGGGAGGAGACATCTATGGCTCCGTGTTTGAGAACTCCCTTATCAAACACAATATTATGCTTCCTCCTCGCAACCGAGGAACAGTCACCTACCTGGCACCGCCCGGGCACTACGACACCTCG GACGTGGTGCTGGAGCTGGAGTTCGAGGGTGTGAAGGAGAAGTTCACCATGGTGCAGGTGTGGCCGGTGCGATCCGTCCGTCCAGTGACCGAGAAGCTGCCGGCGAACCACCCGCTGCTGACCGGCCAGAGAGTCCTGGACGCGCTGTTCCC GTGCGTACAAGGTGGGACCACCGCCATCCCGGGGGCTTTCGGTTGTGGTAAAACTGTGATCTCACAATCATTGTCCAAGTACTCAAACAGCAACGTCATCATCTACGTAGGATGTGGAGAAAGAGGGAACGAGATGTCTGAAGTCCTGAGGGACTTTCCTGAG CTGACAATGGAGGCGGACGGTAAAGTGGAGAGCATCATGAAGAGAACCTCACTGGTCGCCAACACATCCAACATGCCCGTGGCAGCCAGAGAAGCCTCCATCTACACAG GAATCACGCTCTCCGAGTATTTCCGAGACATGGGCTATCACGTCAGCATGATGGCCGACTCCACCTCTCGATGGGCCGAGGCGCTCCGAGAAATCTCCGGACGTCTGGCAGAAATGCCCGCTG ACAGCGGTTATCCTGCCTACCTGGGAGCTCGCTTGGCCTCCTTCTATGAGCGAGCCGGACGGGTGAAGTGTCTGGGCAACCCCGAGCGGGAAGGCAGCGTCAGCATCGTGGGGGC CGTTTCTCCGCCCGGTGGAGACTTTTCGGACCCCGTCACCTCGGCCACCCTGGGGATCGTGCAG GTCTTCTGGGGTTTGGATAAGAAGTTGGCTCAGAGGAAGCACTTCCCCTCTGTGAATTGGCTGATCAGCTATAGTAAGTACACCCGAGCGCTGGACGAATATTACGACAAGCACTTCCCTGAGTTTGTGCCACTGAGGACCAAAGCCAAGGAGATTCTGCAGGAAGAGGAGGACCTGGCTGAGATCGTGCAGCTGGTTGGAAAG GCTTCATTGGCAGAAACAGATAAGATCACTCTGGAAGTGGCCAAACTGATTAAGGACGACTTTCTTCAGCAGAACGGTTATACTCCATACGACAG GTTCTGTCCTTTCTACAAGACAGTCGGCATGCTCAACAACATGATTGCTTTCTATGACATGGCCCGCCGTGCCGTGGAGACCACCGCTCAGAGCGACAACAAGATCACGTGGGCGATCATTAGGGAACACATGGGCGAGATACtgtacagactgacctccatgaaaTTCAAG gACCCGGCGAAAGAAGGGGAAGCGAAGATCAAGGGCGACTACAACCAGCTCCTGGAGGACATGCAGAACGCCTTCCGCAGCCTGGAGGACTAA